In a genomic window of Ranitomeya imitator isolate aRanImi1 chromosome 5, aRanImi1.pri, whole genome shotgun sequence:
- the LOC138638215 gene encoding uncharacterized protein produces MNSVLSKRGRRKLVHENHIYLFSKRTADDVHSIWVCEKRSTCKGRVWTNEESGEVVKVVNLHSHAAQAARPEAIRLVNEAVTRARTTQETPQQILTDVVSEAHSNVAALLPRKASLKRTIRLARQLGNIPRLPQTLDQLVIPLEFQEISIDGVQQQFLLHDSGNGHSRMLIFGTRDNLHLLAQSKEWFADGMFFTTPALFKQLYTIHVVHSGLVVPLVYTLLTDKSRSTYQRLLQELKNLQPGLQPDNLMLDFELAAIQAFESEFPNLVKTGCFFHLSQSVWRKAQNEGLKMQYQGDHEFARWIRMIPALAFLPPQNVVQSFEELVEDPDFPQEAIPIANYFEDSYIGRMNRRGRQAPLFPIQFWNVYKRTLNDQQRTNNDVEGWHRSFRETCGTLFQNIYRFINCLKHQQELHSFEIIQIIAGNPIAARNKKYAAISARVKRIVQDFNNRSLMDYLRGIACSFEF; encoded by the exons atgaattcagttctgtccaaacgtggaaggaggaagttggtccatgagaatcacatttacttattttccaaacgaaccgctgatgatgtccattccatctgggtatgtgaaaaacggtcgacttgcaagggacgtgtttggaccaatgaagaatctggcgaagttgtgaaagtagtcaatcttcacagtcacgcagcacaagctgcaagacctgaagcaatccgacttgttaatgaggcagtcaccagggcaaggacaacacaggagacaccacaacagattctcacagacgtcgtttcagaagcccattctaatgttgcagcacttctcccaaggaaagcatcactgaagaggacaatacgattagcaaggcaacttggcaatatcccaaggttacctcaaacccttgatcaacttgttatccccctggagttccaggagatcagtattgatggtgtccagcagcagttccttctgcatgactctg gaaatggacacagccgtatgttgatatttggaacaagagacaatctccatctactggcacaaagtaaagagtggtttgctgatggcatgtttttcactacaccagccttgtttaagcaactttacacaatccatgtagtccacagcggccttgttgttccgctagtgtacaccttgctgacagacaagagccgttctacatatcagaggttgctgcaagagctgaagaacttgcagcctggactgcagccagacaacctgatgttggattttgaactagctgcaatacaggcatttgaaagtgagttccccaaccttgtgaagactggttgctttttccacttatcacagtcggtttggcgtaaagctcaaaatgaaggactcaagatgcaataccaaggtgaccatgaatttgcccgttggatacgtatgatacctgccctggcctttctaccaccacagaatgttgtgcaatcatttgaagagttggtggaagatcctgactttccacaagaagcaatacctattgctaactattttgaagacagctatatcggtcgaatgaatcgcagaggacgtcaagcacctttgtttccaattcaattctggaatgtgtataagcgaacattgaatgatcaacagcgaacaaataatgatgttgaaggatggcaccgtagctttcgagaaacatgtggtactcttttccaaaatatataccggttcattaactgtctgaaacatcagcaagagctccatagttttgaaattattcagataatagcaggaaatcccattgctgcaagaaacaaaaagtatgctgcaatttcagcaagggttaaacgtatcgtgcaagatttcaataatagaagcttgatggattatctgagaggcattgcctgcagctttgaattttag